Proteins encoded in a region of the Tripterygium wilfordii isolate XIE 37 chromosome 21, ASM1340144v1, whole genome shotgun sequence genome:
- the LOC119988184 gene encoding pentatricopeptide repeat-containing protein At1g06580-like, whose translation MMRVKLPQRLHLQPVSCYSTSSFSSLAEQICQKPTQSLTQHELNKINLLLPRLCLANNNNHLHTATNLTVAALLTNPPSNSISFSFLIHSLTSLPDLTLSKSLLNRLKHSPPTHPHLTPITTKLIASFLKKGRPMEALKVYNWMIRSGFPCKVEPVVFGVLVNGFCEKELLLEALKVLKDMTELGFAPNPKLRERVFRSLLREARIREAQQLNEGLRDCVEDGGGEGLKKVIVLLDQIIANWTE comes from the coding sequence ATGATGAGAGTGAAATTGCCCCAAAGACTACATCTTCAACCGGTCTCTTGCTATTCGACTTCAtcattctcatctttagctGAACAAATTTGTCAGAAACCAACACAATCCCTAACCCAACATGAACTGAACAAAATCAACCTCCTACTTCCACGCCTATGCCTCGCCAACAACAATAACCATCTACACACAGCGACCAACCTCACCGTCGCAGCCCTCCTCACAAACCCACCTTCCAATTCCATATCTTTCTCCTTTCTCATCCACTCTCTCACTTCCCTCCCTGATCTCACGCTATCAAAGTCCCTATTGAATCGTCTCAAGCACTCCCCACCTACTCACCCACATCTTACACCCATCACCACCAAGCTCATTGCTTCGTTTCTCAAGAAGGGTCGGCCCATGGAGGCCTTGAAGGTCTATAACTGGATGATTAGGTCAGGCTTTCCATGTAAAGTGGAGCCAGTAGTGTTTGGGGTTTTGGTAAATGGGTTTTGTGAGAAGGAGCTGCTTCTTGAGGCTTTGAAGGTCTTGAAGGACATGACGGAATTAGGTTTTGCGCCGAACCCTAAATTGAGGGAGAGGGTTTTCAGGAGTTTGTTGAGGGAGGCGAGGATTAGGGAGGCACAGCAGTTGAATGAGGGTTTGCGTGATTGTGTTGAAGATGGTGGTGGTGAGGGTTTGAAGAAAGTGATTGTATTGTTGGACCAGATCATTGCTAATTGGACAGAATAA
- the LOC119988182 gene encoding vacuolar-sorting receptor 6-like isoform X1, with product MALVREIVGYIAVLVIVVAVGSVSARFVVEKSSISVLSPLSLRSKHDGAIGNFGTPDYGGFIVGSVAYPDKGAFGCEAFEGEKPFKSKYSRPTILLLDRGECYFALKVWHGQQAGAAAVIVADSIEEPLITMDSPEESTDADGYIEKIGIPSALIQRSYGESLKQALKKGEDVVMRLDWRESVPHPDGRVEYELWTNSNDECGTRCDEQMNFIKHFKGHAQILEKGGYTLFTPHYITWYCPQAFILSSQCKAQCINHGRYCAPDPEKDFGEGYEGKDVVFENLRQLCVHRVANEGHRSWVWWDYVTDFHFRCSMKEKKYSKGCAEDVMKSLDLPIEKIRKCVGDPEADVENEVLKTEQELQVGRGSRGDITILPTLVINDVQYRGKLERAAVLKAVCAGFKERTDPPICLSGDIETNECLERNGGCWKNAKANITACKDTFRGRVCECPVLNGVQYQGDGYISCEALGPARCAINNGDCWSETRNGLTFSACSESQLRGCQCPPGFHGDGHKCEDINECKESLACQCHSCSCKNTWGGYDCKCKGDLLYMKEQDTCIERNGSKFGWFLTFLVLAGLVGAGLAGYVFYKYRLRSYMDSEIMAIMSQYMPLDNNQNREVPTEAQPLRPGSSKQKINQSVYK from the exons ATGGCTTTGGTAAGGGAGATTGTGGGTTATATTGCTGTATTAGTGATTGTGGTGGCGGTGGGTTCTGTGAGTGCCAGGTTTGTGGTGGAGAAGAGTAGCATAAGCGTTCTGTCTCCGCTGAGTCTGCGTTCGAAGCATGATGGTGCTATTGGCAACTTTGGGACACCAGACTATGGTGGGTTCATAGTGGGGTCTGTTGCGTATCCAGATAAAGGGGCTTTTGGTTGTGAGGCCTTTGAGGGTGAAAAGCCATTTAAGTCCAAATATTCTCGACCCACAATTCTCCTTCTTGATCGTGGAG AGTGCTACTTTGCCTTGAAGGTATGGCACGGTCAACAGGCTGGAGCTGCAGCAGTAATAGTGGCTGATAGCATAGAGGAGCCCCTAATAACCATGGATTCTCCTGAGGAGAGTACCGATGCAGATGGGTATATAGAGAAAATTGGAATCCCATCGGCCTTGATACAGCGGTCTTATGGTGAGAGCTTGAAGCAAGCATTGAAGAAAGGTGAAGATGTTGTGATGAGATTAGACTGGAGAGAGTCGGTTCCCCATCCCGATGGGAGAGTTGAGTATGAGCTTTGGACAAACAGCAATGATGAGTGTGGGACTCGTTGTGATGAGCAGATGAATTTCATTAAGCATTTCAAGGGCCATGCTCAAATCCTTGAGAAGGGtggatatactctatttactccaCACTATATAACTTGGTATTGTCCTCAGGCTTTTATTCTTAGCTCTCAGTGCAAGGCTCAGTGCATAAACCACGGCAGATATTGTGCTCCTGATCCCGAAAAGGATTTCGGAGAGGGGTATGAAGGCAAGGATGTAGTGTTTGAGAATCTGAGGCAGCTTTGTGTGCATAGAGTTGCTAATGAAGGCCACCGGTCATGGGTTTGGTGGGATTATGTGACAGATTTCCACTTTAGGTGTtccatgaaggagaagaaaTACAGCAAAGGATGTGCTGAGGACGTTATGAAATCACTGG ATTTGCCTATCGAGAAGATTAGAAAATGCGTTGGTGATCCTGAAGCTGATGTGGAGAATGAAGTGCTTAAAACCGAGCAAGAACTCCAG GTTGGGCGTGGTTCTCGTGGTGATATTACAATCTTGCCAACATTGGTTATTAATGATGTTCAATATAGAG GAAAGCTGGAAAGGGCTGCTGTGCTGAAAGCTGTATGTGCTGGATTTAAGGAGAGAACTGATCCTCCAATTTGTTTAAGTGGAG ACATTGAGACCAATGAATGCCTTGAGAGGAATGGTGGCTGTTGGAAGAACGCAAAAGCTAACATAACTGCTTGCAAG GATACATTTAGAGGGAGAGTTTGCGAGTGTCCTGTTCTAAATGGTGTGCAGTATCAAGGAGATGGATACATATCCTGTGAAG CTTTGGGACCTGCACGGTGTGCAATAAACAATGGAGATTGCTGGTCAGAAACAAGAAATGGATTAACTTTCTCAGCCTGCTCA GAGTCCCAGCTAAGAGGCTGTCAGTGCCCGCCTGGCTTTCACGGGGATGGCCATAAATGTGAAG ATATCAATGAATGCAAAGAAAGTCTTGCCTGTCAGTGTCACAGTTGCTCCTGCAAGAACACTTGGGGTGGATATGACTGCAAGTGCAAGGGGGACCTTCTCTATATGAAGGAACAAGATACTTGTATAG AAAGAAATGGATCCAAATTTGGATGGTTCCTTACATTCTTGGTCTTGGCTGGTTTGGTGGGTGCTGGTCTAGCTGGTTATGTGTTTTACAAATACAGGCTTCGG TCTTACATGGACTCAGAGATCATGGCTATCATGTCACAATACATGCCACTTGACAACAACCAAAACAGGGAAGTCCCAACTGAAGCCCAACCTCTACGACCAGGCTCATCG AAACAAAAGATAAACCAATCAGTGTACAAATAA
- the LOC119988182 gene encoding vacuolar-sorting receptor 6-like isoform X2: MALVREIVGYIAVLVIVVAVGSVSARFVVEKSSISVLSPLSLRSKHDGAIGNFGTPDYGGFIVGSVAYPDKGAFGCEAFEGEKPFKSKYSRPTILLLDRGECYFALKVWHGQQAGAAAVIVADSIEEPLITMDSPEESTDADGYIEKIGIPSALIQRSYGESLKQALKKGEDVVMRLDWRESVPHPDGRVEYELWTNSNDECGTRCDEQMNFIKHFKGHAQILEKGGYTLFTPHYITWYCPQAFILSSQCKAQCINHGRYCAPDPEKDFGEGYEGKDVVFENLRQLCVHRVANEGHRSWVWWDYVTDFHFRCSMKEKKYSKGCAEDVMKSLDLPIEKIRKCVGDPEADVENEVLKTEQELQVGRGSRGDITILPTLVINDVQYRGKLERAAVLKAVCAGFKERTDPPICLSGDIETNECLERNGGCWKNAKANITACKDTFRGRVCECPVLNGVQYQGDGYISCEALGPARCAINNGDCWSETRNGLTFSACSESQLRGCQCPPGFHGDGHKCEDINECKESLACQCHSCSCKNTWGGYDCKCKGDLLYMKEQDTCIERNGSKFGWFLTFLVLAGLVGAGLAGYVFYKYRLRSYMDSEIMAIMSQYMPLDNNQNREVPTEAQPLRPGSSV, translated from the exons ATGGCTTTGGTAAGGGAGATTGTGGGTTATATTGCTGTATTAGTGATTGTGGTGGCGGTGGGTTCTGTGAGTGCCAGGTTTGTGGTGGAGAAGAGTAGCATAAGCGTTCTGTCTCCGCTGAGTCTGCGTTCGAAGCATGATGGTGCTATTGGCAACTTTGGGACACCAGACTATGGTGGGTTCATAGTGGGGTCTGTTGCGTATCCAGATAAAGGGGCTTTTGGTTGTGAGGCCTTTGAGGGTGAAAAGCCATTTAAGTCCAAATATTCTCGACCCACAATTCTCCTTCTTGATCGTGGAG AGTGCTACTTTGCCTTGAAGGTATGGCACGGTCAACAGGCTGGAGCTGCAGCAGTAATAGTGGCTGATAGCATAGAGGAGCCCCTAATAACCATGGATTCTCCTGAGGAGAGTACCGATGCAGATGGGTATATAGAGAAAATTGGAATCCCATCGGCCTTGATACAGCGGTCTTATGGTGAGAGCTTGAAGCAAGCATTGAAGAAAGGTGAAGATGTTGTGATGAGATTAGACTGGAGAGAGTCGGTTCCCCATCCCGATGGGAGAGTTGAGTATGAGCTTTGGACAAACAGCAATGATGAGTGTGGGACTCGTTGTGATGAGCAGATGAATTTCATTAAGCATTTCAAGGGCCATGCTCAAATCCTTGAGAAGGGtggatatactctatttactccaCACTATATAACTTGGTATTGTCCTCAGGCTTTTATTCTTAGCTCTCAGTGCAAGGCTCAGTGCATAAACCACGGCAGATATTGTGCTCCTGATCCCGAAAAGGATTTCGGAGAGGGGTATGAAGGCAAGGATGTAGTGTTTGAGAATCTGAGGCAGCTTTGTGTGCATAGAGTTGCTAATGAAGGCCACCGGTCATGGGTTTGGTGGGATTATGTGACAGATTTCCACTTTAGGTGTtccatgaaggagaagaaaTACAGCAAAGGATGTGCTGAGGACGTTATGAAATCACTGG ATTTGCCTATCGAGAAGATTAGAAAATGCGTTGGTGATCCTGAAGCTGATGTGGAGAATGAAGTGCTTAAAACCGAGCAAGAACTCCAG GTTGGGCGTGGTTCTCGTGGTGATATTACAATCTTGCCAACATTGGTTATTAATGATGTTCAATATAGAG GAAAGCTGGAAAGGGCTGCTGTGCTGAAAGCTGTATGTGCTGGATTTAAGGAGAGAACTGATCCTCCAATTTGTTTAAGTGGAG ACATTGAGACCAATGAATGCCTTGAGAGGAATGGTGGCTGTTGGAAGAACGCAAAAGCTAACATAACTGCTTGCAAG GATACATTTAGAGGGAGAGTTTGCGAGTGTCCTGTTCTAAATGGTGTGCAGTATCAAGGAGATGGATACATATCCTGTGAAG CTTTGGGACCTGCACGGTGTGCAATAAACAATGGAGATTGCTGGTCAGAAACAAGAAATGGATTAACTTTCTCAGCCTGCTCA GAGTCCCAGCTAAGAGGCTGTCAGTGCCCGCCTGGCTTTCACGGGGATGGCCATAAATGTGAAG ATATCAATGAATGCAAAGAAAGTCTTGCCTGTCAGTGTCACAGTTGCTCCTGCAAGAACACTTGGGGTGGATATGACTGCAAGTGCAAGGGGGACCTTCTCTATATGAAGGAACAAGATACTTGTATAG AAAGAAATGGATCCAAATTTGGATGGTTCCTTACATTCTTGGTCTTGGCTGGTTTGGTGGGTGCTGGTCTAGCTGGTTATGTGTTTTACAAATACAGGCTTCGG TCTTACATGGACTCAGAGATCATGGCTATCATGTCACAATACATGCCACTTGACAACAACCAAAACAGGGAAGTCCCAACTGAAGCCCAACCTCTACGACCAGGCTCATCGGTATAA
- the LOC119988185 gene encoding uncharacterized protein LOC119988185, whose translation MAKSMRCKREKRLRAIKREIVEPFYDKKDAAKLAAQEAALAAPKLPVRYPSTSAMEITENDATTSTTTANMELEMTEGSKGSLKPVGGVGKKLKKKFKLGRNKRLAKGKFKGKISKRKI comes from the exons ATGGCGAAGTCGATGAGAtgcaagagagagaagaggtTAAGGGCTATAAAGAGAGAAATCGTCGAGCCTTTCTACGATAAGAAAGATGCCGCCAAGCTCGCCGCACAAGAAGCCGCCCTTGCTGCCCCCAAGCTGCCCGTCCGCTATCCTTCTACTTCTGCCATGGAAATCACGGAAAACGATGCTACCACATCTACTACAACTGCAAATATGG AGCTTGAGATGACTGAGGGTAGCAAGGGTTCCTTGAAGCCTGTTGGCGGTGTAGGGAAGAAgttgaaaaagaaattcaagttGGGGAGAAACAAGCGTCTTGCCAAGGGCAAGTTCAAGGGCAAGATCAGCAAGCGTAAAATATAA
- the LOC119988214 gene encoding peptidyl-prolyl cis-trans isomerase FKBP13, chloroplastic, whose product MSSLAFSAGTCTPRTRSKTNSAPLIRNKKEAFLKPPQNSCSPLQVHLDEKATLFSRRESIAFGLSFSFLDVLLVQPKPSSAAEKAPCELTEAPSGLAFCDKVVGTGPEAVKGQLIKAHYVGKLENGNVFDSSYNRGKPLAFRVGVGEVIKGWDQGILGGEGIPPMLAGGKRVLKLPPELGYGVRGAGCRGGSCIIPPDSVLFFDVEFIGKA is encoded by the exons ATGAGTTCACTGGCATTTTCAGCTGGAACTTGCACTCCCAGAACGCGCAGCAAGACCAATTCAGCACCACTCATTAGAAACAAAAAGGAAGCATTCTTAAAACCACCCCAGAATAGTTGTTCTCCTCTGCAAGTGCATCTTGATGAGAAAGCAACATTGTTCAGCAGAAGAGAATCAATAGCTTTTGGCCTCAGTTTCAGTTttcttgatgttcttcttgTGCAACCAAAGCCTAGTTCAGCCGCTGAGAAAGCACCATGTGAACTTACTGAAGCCCCTTCAGGCCTCGCCTTCTGTGATAAAGTTGTGGGTACTGGCCCCGAAGCTGTCAAAGGACAGCTGATCAAG GCACATTATGTTGGGAAATTGGAGAATGGGAACGTGTTTGACAGCAGCTACAATCGTGGGAAGCCTCTTGCATTCCGTGTAGGTGTTGGCGAG GTTATTAAAGGCTGGGACCAAGGAATCCTAGGTGGTGAGGGAATTCCTCCCATGCTCGCTG GCGGAAAACGTGTTCTGAAGCTGCCTCCAGAACTTGGATATGGCGTGAGAGGGGCAGGATGCAGAGGAG GTTCATGCATCATTCCTCCTGATTCAGTGCTGTTCTTTGATGTGGAGTTCATTGGCAAGGCATGA
- the LOC119988213 gene encoding pentatricopeptide repeat-containing protein At5g66520-like, which yields MLDPLSHQLKPTKNHVLSLIKSFNSWAFGIKTASSPHKALQLYCKMHRQDVHFDSFSILHTLRACSSFRNLPIIRHLHAHITKLGFSDHIYVGTSLLNAYVVTSLADACALFDEMPERNIVTWNTMITGYSNSGDLSKAYAIFEEMPARDVSTWSAMISAYCNRGKENEGLTLFREMLTNEGLKPDPMTVVSVLCGCAQMGSPGLLAGKSVHTYTVKNGWELDVKIGTVLVNMYAKCGYLKIASRVFEMMQDRNVITWTALICGSAQHGYGKEALSIFEMMQNASINPNEMTFTGILTACAHTGLVDDGRKYFKMIKEYGLEPTIHHYGCMVDLFGRAGLLEEAHDVIRKMKFEPNINIWGSFLSACKEHKQFVMAERVIEQVLKVIRPETDGGVYSLIADLFVLNERWDDAERVRRLMLNQNVKKVRGSSFI from the coding sequence ATGCTAGACCCTCTCTCTCACCAACTCAAACCCACAAAAAACCATGTTCTAAGCTTAATCAAAAGCTTCAATTCGTGGGCTTTTGGTATCAAGACCGCCTCCTCTCCCCACAAAGCCTTGCAGCTTTACTGTAAAATGCACCGCCAAGACGTTCATTTTGACAGCTTCTCTATACTCCACACCCTCAGAGCATGTTCGAGTTTCCGTAATTTACCCATCATTCGTCACCTGCATGCCCATATAACCAAACTTGGCTTCAGTGATCACATCTACGTTGGCACTTCCCTCCTAAATGCTTATGTTGTCACCTCATTAGCTGATGCCTGTGCACTGTTCGACGAAATGCCTGAGCGTAACATAGTTACATGGAATACGATGATTACTGGATATTCAAATTCTGGGGATTTATCCAAAGCGTATGCTATTTTTGAGGAAATGCCTGCAAGAGATGTCTCTACCTGGTCTGCCATGATCTCCGCGTATTGTAACAGGGGCAAAGAGAATGAAGGTTTAACTCTCTTTAGAGAGATGTTAACAAATGAAGGTTTAAAACCTGACCCAATGACAGTAGTATCAGTTTTATGTGGGTGTGCTCAGATGGGATCTCCTGGGTTGTTGGCAGGGAAATCAGTTCATACTTATACAGTGAAGAATGGGTGGGAGTTGGATGTGAAAATTGGCACCGTTTTGGTTAACATGTATGCCAAATGTGGATATCTGAAGATTGCTAGTAGAGTTTTTGAGATGATGCAAGATAGGAATGTCATCACATGGACCGCATTGATCTGTGGGTCTGCACAGCATGGATATGGAAAAGAAGCATTGTCAATATTTGAGATGATGCAAAATGCAAGCATCAATCCTAATGAAATGACATTTACAGGGATTCTTACTGCTTGTGCACATACAGGATTAGTGGACGACGGGAGAAAGTACTTCAAGATGATCAAAGAGTATGGCTTGGAACCAACAATTCATCATTATGGATGCATGGTTGACTTGTTTGGCAGGGCAGGGCTGTTGGAGGAAGCACATGATGTCATCAGGAAAATGAAATTTGAGCCAAACATCAATATTTGGGGATCTTTCTTGTCGGCATGTAAGGAGCATAAGCAGTTTGTGATGGCAGAGAGAGTGATCGAACAGGTCTTGAAGGTGATTAGGCCGGAGACTGACGGAGGGGTTTATTCACTTATAGCTGATTTGTTTGTTCTGAATGAAAGATGGGATGATGCAGAAAGAGTGAGGAGATTGATGCTTAACCAAAATGTAAAGAAAGTCAGGGGCTCCAGTTTTATTTGA
- the LOC119990133 gene encoding transcription repressor MYB6-like, which produces MGHPCCTKQKVKKGLWSPEEDDKLIKFITTQGHGPWSSVPKLAGLQRCGKSCRLRWINYLRPDLKRGSFSEEEEKTIIDVHRIVGNKWAQIAKHLPGRTDNEVKNFWNSCVKKKLISQGLDPKTHNLLSLNNNINTKTSSSPCNYNISIYSFLNNSQMKYYPPMSIKPPLNHSSFNQDHINVLESSDYTQLQQNPQANLLHPSGFGSFIDDSCIWTGGLFDGDVEKKQEQEKAACEVLEMKKKANSVDDHQLSITSAGVECSSGTTFGFGFDFEMCDIENDPIDHQLAWDGNYNYYI; this is translated from the exons ATGGGGCATCCCTGCTGCACCAAACAGAAAGTGAAGAAAGGCTTATGGTCTCCTGAAGAAGATGACAAGTTAATCAAATTCATAACCACACAAGGCCATGGCCCTTGGAGTTCTGTTCCAAAGCTAGcag GATTACAAAGGTGTGGGAAGAGCTGCAGATTGAGATGGATAAACTACTTGAGGCCAGATCTGAAGAGGGGTTCATtcagtgaagaagaagagaagacaaTCATTGATGTTCACAGAATTGTAGGCAACAAATGGGCTCAAATAGCCAAACACTTGCCTGGCAGAACAGACAATGAAGTCAAGAACTTTTGGAACTCTTGTGTTAAGAAGAAACTTATCTCACAAGGGTTAGATCCCAAAACTCACAATCTCCTCTCCCTCAATAATAACATTAATACTAAAACTAGTAGTAGTCCATGCAATTATAATATCTCAATCTATTCCTTTCTAAATAACTCTCAAATGAAATACTATCCTCCTATGAGCATCAAACCTCCTCTTAATCATTCTAGTTTCAATCAAGACCATATTAATGTTCTTGAGAGTAGTGATTATACCCAATTACAACAAAACCCACAAGCTAATTTGCTTCATCCATCTGGGTTTGGGAGTTTCATAGATGATAGCTGCATTTGGACTGGTGGCTTATTTGATGGAGATGTGgagaaaaaacaagaacaagagaAGGCAGCTTGTGAAGTACTAGAAATGAAGAAGAAGGCCAATAGTGTTGATGATCATCAGTTGAGCATTACTAGTGCTGGAGTTGAATGTTCAAGTGGTACtacttttggttttggttttgattttgaaatgtGTGATATTGAAAATGATCCCATTGATCATCAGCTTGCATGGGATGGTAATTACAATTATTATATTTAG